Proteins from a genomic interval of Chionomys nivalis chromosome 7, mChiNiv1.1, whole genome shotgun sequence:
- the Tob1 gene encoding protein Tob1, translating into MQLEIQVALNFIISYLYNKLPRRRVNIFGEELERLLKKKYEGHWYPEKPYKGSGFRCIHVGEKVDPVIEQASKESGLDIDDVRGNLPQDLSVWIDPFEVSYQIGEKGPVKVLYVDDSGENGCELDKEIKNSFNPEAQVFMPISDPASSVSSSPSPPFGHSAAVSPTFMPRSTQPLTFTTATFAATKFGSTKMKNSGRSSKVARTSPINLGLNVNELLKQKAISSSMHSLYGLGLGNQQQPPQQPPQQQPAQPPPPPPPPQQQQQTSALSPNAKEFIFPNMQGQGSSTNGMFPGDSPLNLSPLQYSNAFDVFAAYGGLNEKSFVDGLNFSLNNMQYSNQQFQPVMAN; encoded by the coding sequence ATGCAGCTTGAAATCCAAGTAGcactaaattttattatttcgTACTTGTACAATAAGCTTCCCAGGAGACGTGTCAACATTTTTGGTGAAGAGCTTGAAAGACTTCTTAAGAAGAAGTATGAAGGGCATTGGTATCCGGAAAAGCCATACAAAGGATCAGGGTTTAGATGTATACACGTAGGGGAGAAAGTGGACCCCGTGATTGAACAAGCGTCCAAAGAGAGTGGTTTGGACATCGATGATGTTCGTGGCAATCTGCCACAGGATCTTAGCGTTTGGATCGACCCGTTCGAGGTGTCCTACCAGATTGGTGAGAAGGGGCCAGTGAAGGTGCTGTACGTGGACGACAGCGGTGAAAACGGGTGTGAGCTGGACAAGGAGATCAAAAACAGCTTCAACCCAGAGGCCCAGGTCTTCATGCCCATAAGTGACCCTGCCTCCTCGGTGTCCAGCTCGCCCTCGCCTCCCTTCGGTCACTCTGCGGCTGTCAGCCCCACCTTCATGCCCCGGTCTACTCAGCCTTTAACCTTTACCACTGCCACTTTTGCTGCCACCAAGTTCGGCTCTACCAAAATGAAGAATAGCGGGCGTAGCAGCAAGGTAGCGCGCACTTCTCCGATCAACCTCGGCCTGAATGTGAACGAGCTCCTGAAGCAGAAAGCCATCTCTTCCTCCATGCACTCTCTGTATGGGCTGGGCCTGGGCAACCAGCAGCAGCCGCCGCAGCAGCCACCGCAGCAGCAGCCAGCCCAGCcgccacctccacccccacctccacagcagcagcagcaaacctCTGCTCTTTCCCCCAATGCCAAGGAATTTATTTTTCCTAATATGCAGGGTCAAGGTAGTAGTACCAATGGAATGTTCCCAGGTGACAGCCCCCTTAACCTCAGTCCTCTCCAGTACAGTAATGCCTTTGATGTGTTTGCGGCCTATGGAGGCCTCAACGAGAAGTCTTTCGTAGATGGCTTGAATTTTAGCTTAAATAACATGCAGTATTCTAACCAGCAATTCCAGCCTGTTATGGCTAActaa
- the Wfikkn2 gene encoding WAP, Kazal, immunoglobulin, Kunitz and NTR domain-containing protein 2 codes for MRVPGCHRFWFHWGLLLLLLLGAPLRGLTLPPIRYSHAGICPNDMNPNLWVDAQSTCKRECETDQECETYEKCCPNVCGTKSCVAARYLDVKGKKGPVGMPKEATCDHFMCLQQGSECDIWDGQPVCKCKDRCEKEPSFTCASDGLTYYNRCYMDAEACSKGISLAVVTCRYHFTWPNTSPPPPETTAHPTTASPETLGMDMAAPALLNHPVHQSVTVGETVSFLCDVVGRPRPELTWEKQLEDRENVVMRPNHVRGNVVVTNIAQLVIYNAQPQDAGIYTCTAQNAAGVLRADFPLSVVRGGQARATSESSLNGTAFPATECLKPPDSEDCGEEQTRWHFDAQANNCLTFTFGHCHRNLNHFETYEACMLACMNGPLATCSLPALQGPCKAYVPRWAYNSQTGLCQSFVYGGCEGNGNNFESREACEESCPFPRGNQHCRACKPRQKLVTSFCRSDFVILGRVSELTEEPDSGRALVTVDEVLKDEKMGLKFLGREPLEVTLLHVDWACPCPNVTVGETPLIIMGEVESGMAILRPDSFVGASSTRRVRKLREVVHKKTCDVLKDFLGLR; via the exons ATGAGGGTCCCAGGGTGTCATCGGTTCTGGTTCCACTGggggctgctgttgctgctgctcctGGGGGCACCCCTTCGAGGCTTAACATTGCCACCCATCCGCTATTCCCATGCGGGCATCTGCCCCAACGACATGAACCCCAACCTTTGGGTGGATGCCCAGAGCACCTGCAAGCGAGAGTGTGAAACTGACCAG GAGTGTGAGACCTATGAGAAGTGCTGCCCCAACGTGTGTGGGACCAAGAGCTGCGTGGCAGCCCGCTACCTGGACGTGAAAGGGAAGAAGGGCCCCGTGGGCATGCCCAAGGAGGCCACGTGCGACCACTTCATGTGCCTGCAGCAGGGCTCGGAGTGCGACATCTGGGACGGGCAGCCCGTGTGCAAGTGCAAAGACCGGTGCGAGAAGGAGCCCAGCTTCACCTGCGCCTCCGACGGCCTCACCTACTACAACCGCTGCTACATGGATGCCGAGGCCTGCTCCAAGGGCATCTCCCTGGCTGTAGTCACCTGCCGCTACCACTTCACCTGGCCCAACACCAGCCCTCCGCCACCTGAGACCACCGCCCATCCTACCACGGCCTCTCCGGAGACTCTGGGGATGGACATGGCAGCTCCAGCCCTGCTCAACCATCCTGTCCATCAATCGGTCACTGTGGGCGAGACTGTGAGCTTCCTCTGTGATGTGGTGGGCCGGCCGCGGCCCGAGCTCACTTGGGAGAAACAACTGGAGGACAGAGAGAATGTGGTCATGAGGCCTAACCACGTGCGTGGCAATGTGGTGGTCACCAACATCGCCCAGCTGGTCATCTACAACGCCCAGCCCCAAGATGCCGGCATCTACACCTGTACAGCTCAGAATGCCGCTGGCGTCCTCAGGGCTGACTTCCCGTTGTCAGTGGTCAGGGGCGGCCAAGCAAGGGCCACCTCAGAGAGCAGTCTCAATGGCACGGCGTTCCCAGCAACCGAGTGTCTAAAGCCTCCAGACAGCGAGGACTGTGGAGAGGAGCAGACACGCTGGCACTTCGACGCCCAGGCTAACAACTGCCTCACTTTTACCTTTGGCCACTGCCATCGCAATCTCAACCACTTTGAGACCTACGAGGCTTGCATGCTGGCTTGCATGAATGGGCCTCTGGCCACGTGCAGCCTGCCGGCCCTGCAGGGGCCCTGCAAAGCCTACGTACCGCGCTGGGCCTACAACAGCCAGACGGGCTTATGCCAGTCCTTCGTCTACGGCGGCTGCGAGGGCAATGGCAACAACTTCGAAAGCCGTGAGGCCTGCGAGGAGTCGTGTCCGTTCCCACGGGGCAACCAGCACTGCCGGGCCTGCAAGCCACGGCAGAAACTCGTCACCAGCTTCTGCCGAAGTGATTTTGTCATTCTGGGCAGGGTCTCAGAGCTGACTGAGGAGCCCGACTCGGGCCGCGCCCTGGTGACCGTGGATGAGGTCCTAAAAGATGAGAAGATGGGCCTCAAGTTTCTGGGCCGGGAGCCGCTGGAAGTCACGCTGCTTCACGTAGACTGGGCCTGCCCTTGCCCCAACGTGACAGTGGGCGAGACCCCGCTCATCATCATGGGGGAGGTGGAGAGTGGCATGGCCATTCTGAGGCCCGACAGTTTCGTGGGCGCGTCGAGCACACGGCGGGTCAGGAAGCTTCGTGAGGTCGTGCACAAGAAAACCTGCGACGTCCTGAAGGATTTCCTGGGCTTGCGTTGA